CAAGCAGTCCAGGCTGCCAAAACAGAGGATGGAACCACAAGCAAAGCCAGCAAgcggaaagaaggataaacAGTCACAGCGACCAAAGAGAACAAGTAACGTTGAGAACAGTCGGGAGGATGAGGTTCACATTGTGCCTTTACCTTCTATGCCTATCGAAGTCAGTCAAGGTATGCCTTCAAGTAAACTTTGTAAAGTCCTGCGAATCGTTGGTGGACTACCAAGAGCTACTCcaaggaggaaagagatatTATCTGCTCCAATCAAGCATCCTCCCGTATGGGCAGAAGTGAGTGACTCGTCAAAGTCAGGAGTGATTTCACATTTTGCTGAGATCTCTTGTTCAACTGTAAAGTCACGCCAGGAGTTATGTGAAGCATTACCTTATTATCGTAGCTTCCAATCTGGTTTATATATGCACAGAAGAGTAGCTTTTGGGTATCTGCTGGAAGCTTTCCCAGCGCCGTGAgtgaagatccagatctcTCGACAATAGTGCTGACGAAGAATCTCGACGGAGACAGGAGAGACATCTGGGCGTGCGATGGTAAAGTCATAATCTCACATGGGTGATTCCCCTTTTTACCACTTCTTGATCGCGGATTGACGATTCCGAAGAAGGGTTCACGATTACAATTCTGATTGTATTGCAATTCTATCGCAGGGGCGGGCAATGTATCCGAACGATGCGTCCTGATGGTACACCTGGTCCCGTATCTCTACAAGCTGATCAGTCTCATTTAGACGCAAGAGTAGATACCCTTCTTCTAGCTTACGAGAGAAAGACCCCTATTATATTGATCGCCGGGAAGGGTTATGAAGGATTACCGTGGGACCTGGAGTGCGCTTACGTCGTCCTGGGCTGGTAAGTCGATTCTACCTCCCTTCAAGACATAACAGTCACATGACTGACAAGCGGTGACGGACAGGTATTGGATCTCTTCGAGTTGGGTAGAAGCTGAAATCTCACCTAAAGAGGTCAGTCCACCTGAAGGTAGAAACTATTTTCACCGAGTCAAGATCCGTTTCGACTGGATCGAAAATCAAGGTGAACCATGGTGGATCAATCCCCTGCCACAAGGGAATAAAGTCCTCACCGCAATGAGGGAAAGTAGTCCACTGACACCGCTGTCGAGTGAGGCGTCGAGTCCAAGGCGGACTCCCCCAACAGGGGTCGAAATGTGGTCATATGATGAACTTGACTCTCGAATTCCGTGGACCCAGGACGGAGCAAACATCGGTGCTGTAAATGAAAAATCACCTAAAATGGACATCCGAACTTTGCTGAATCCTTCTTTGGGGCTACTTACTCCGCCTCTCAGTTCATCGGGAGACGGAAGAGCCTCGTCGACCTGTGATGAGCTAAAGTCTCGCAAGCATGATCGAGCGTGCTGGCCTGGAGAATCAGCCTTGACAACTCAAACACCATTATTTACAATGACAGAAAGCTCACTTCAAAATCCTGCTTTTTACCCTGGTGAAAAGTGTCGATCTTGTCGTCAACCGATAAatcagatatatcaagaagGGTTGATATGTTTAAATTCGGCATGTAAAGCGTTCTTCTTACTACACACTAAGATTGGTTTATTACCTATTCCACCCGGATTCCACTTATCCTACAATGACGATTTCCTGGTTCCTCGTGAAACACCAAGGGAGGTTATCATACCTTACGATATCGTGCCTCCTGAACCAGCAAAGAGAGTTCCAGAAACTGAAGATGCGTATGAGGTCGGTGGCAGGACGCTTTGGAGGGGTAAGGTCAAATTCTTCTCCGCATGTCACACCGTAGAGTCTATGATCACTAATGATGAATATTCCGCTATGACAGGTTGGGTATGTAGGAAATGCGGTAGAGCCAATTGCAGATATCGATGGGAAGTATGGGTAAGTGCATTGTCACTAGGACTGGATCGGCAATTAGCTGATCGAACAAAATACGTTAGGAATGTCGAAATTGTCATAATACTCTAGCACCACTTGATCCTGCATGTTTGGTCCTTCCTGAACAAAGTAGGCTGTCTCAACCACCTTTCCTGGGTGAGGCCAAGGTAGATCCGAAATCTGGGATAAAgtcaaatatcaagatgataaatgAAATTGGATGTATCTGTGTTATATACGATCTTGCCCCAGCGTGAGTCTTGATTGAACTTTCATGGTGATGCAGCGGCCTCCTGGGCTCATCAGAAGTATATGATCGCATTGCAATAGTGGGAAAATATATCATCTCATACAGCCACATTCAGCAGTTTCTGATGATCTATTAGTGGAATATCAGAAATCAGCAAATCAAGGTGGATGGTTTCAACGTCGGGCATTGAAAGCAGTAAGTAAGATATCCCTATGATAGACATAACTAGTGACTTCATTAACGAGAATGACGAAGGGCGCAGGTAAGTATACGGATGTCAACCTCCTTGGTCTCGATTTGGGATTTGACGATATTGGGGTGCAGTCAAAGGTCAATTACTCGCACAACACTTCGCAGTAAACACGGGCGCTTCGTATAAATATCAGGTTGATACTCTTAGCTATTCGTTTGAACGATCTCCTCAATGCGTTTTGATGTCTTTAGCTTTGTAAGTCCGATTCCACTTCCTCGCCCCCGGTACCACTTGGTGGCAAATTTGATTCAGATGAACCGAGGTTCACTGATTTGCGATTCTGGATATGAATACACGTCATTAGAATCACCAATCGCGTAAGACTGGTATTAGGTGAAGAAATTGGGTTCAACGAAATACTCAGCGTGATGTATAGGGAAGGTCAAAAGATGAGCTGGCATGACGATGGAGAAACCGGTGAGTTTGGGCTCCGATACATCCTTTGCTTGGAAACCTCATTCAGGCAGATTACATGCCATTTATAAGTACATATGGAATCGAGGCTGATGGGTAAGTAATGATATTATTTTATATACGTTTAGGACTTGGCCCAGTGGTTGCGTCTCTCTCATTGGGAAGTTCAGCTATAATGTCATTTAGACCCAAGTCACCTAATCGAACGGAAATGAACGCTGGTTTTTATACCGGGATATCAAGTAAGAAAGTGAATCCAAACACAAGTTTGAGCATTACTTTGTCGCACGGTGTGAGTGGTACAAGTTCTAATCCCCTTAACTCTCCCTCACCTCCCTTCTATGGTTTGCCTTGCTTTCACCTGCTCTCTTCGCTGCACGCCTTGCGCAGTCTGCTAGGTTCAGATCGATATGACTGggatcatcgtcaacaatTGACCTTGAATAAGGGTTGACATGCTTCCGATGTTTATGCGTGATACAGGATATCATGATCATGCAAGGTAGAGGAATCCAGATAAAATATGATCACAAAGTAGTTCCAATGGGATTTAGAATAGCTTCCACCGCCAGGGTCATCGGTGATAGATAAACTGGTTCCTCTAAAGCCATGAGGGATAACCGTGGTTGAGCTTAGTACCATGAAGAGCAAAGCAGAGTGGAGAGCAACGATACAATTGACCGCAGACTGGAGCATATATTTATTGCATGTATATGCGTATGGCGTCATAGAAGGTTTGCCATTATACCATACGTctcaagtggaagaaaagcaCCTGTCCCTTCATCCCAATCCTCTTTGGGTCTTCCTAGACCTTACAGTTGACTTTCGTCATCAACAAAAACCCTTATTTGACCTTTGCCCCATCTTTCCATGACTGCTCGACCACTTTCAGTTGGTTGTGAAAATGCCACTTCACCTTGCAATGGATCGAATGAACATCCGTAAACTGTATTTGAGCATGATGCGTTTAACAGATGTAACGACAGCGAGTTGGACCGGTAGGATGGTGAGATGTATAATCGATGTATACCTAATGGTGTAGGTAGTGGTTTCGGACTGACATATATACGTCAGCTAATCCTCTGCACACAGCTGAAAAGCAGGAAAACCAACTTACTCGCATGTTACACTTCCAAGCCCACCACTTTCGaccacttccatctttcctccAGTATTTCCTAATTCGATTATAGAATCGGGCTGTTCACCATCCTTGAGTACTTTCATAGCCCATTTGATCCCTTGGGCGACAACTACACCGACAACTCTTTCTCGTTGAACAGCTTTTTTCGATATTGCCAAATCGAGCTTCAGCCGCTTGGTCGTATTTGACGGTGGTGGGggtggagatgatgtgagaAACAAAAATATTTTACAGGATTCTAAGATTGGTTGAGGTAATGGTGGAGATGATAAAACTCTATCTACTGTGGGGAGAACTTCGTCGAGCTAGGGATGTAGGTTTAGCTTCCTACCTGTCCGATCTTTCAGATACAATAAAGTATTTTGTGAGATGCAAGAGGGACTGACCTTACTTCCACCATAACTCCCATCAACCATCACTACtctacctttacctttacctcctccaaAAACGATGTCGTCCTTCACTACTCTCCAACCTGCTTCTGagcttttcccttttccctttcctgATCCATCCCATACTATTCCTCTCAGTACCCTAGTATGATGCGCTATGTGAACAGACTCATCTTGCCCTCCGCGCATGAAGGACATTCCACATCCTGTACATGTATGAAGTAATGGTAAATGCGTCAGATGCATTTGAGTGAGAGATTTCGACGAACTTGGCGCTTTGGATGGTTTCAACCCCATGAcagaagttgaaaaggaGAGATCCGTTGATGAAACAATCGCGGAGACGGAAATGGTCGCCGCCGGTTGTAAAGGCTTTTTGCGTTGATTCTGGggaagaggattgaagaaTCCTTTCAACGAAGATTGGATTGGCTTTTTAGGTGGCAATTTTTTTATTGGACGTTTGGAATTACCGCCTGTAGTAGACAATGTCATTTTGGAGCACGAAGATGGTTCATTCTccgtttcttcttcgtccgCCGAGAAGAATAATGGTGATGAAGCTCGACTCAAAGGTCGTTTGGCAGGTGTTGGGGGTGAAGAGGGTGGTGGAGTTTCGAGTCTTGATGAACTTGGTggggaagatgatcgaaATTGGCAAGTGAACGAGGGAGGGGAATTTGGACGATCATCGAATAgggatgaggaggaagacgtTCGAGGAGGAAGTTTACCGTACGTCCGACGTACTATAGGTCTTCGAAAGGTTGTCAGCGAAAGCTTTCTGCGGGAAAGGTTTGTGATTTGAGCTTACTTGGAAGACATCATACAAGCAGCATCAGAACGATTTAACGACAAAAGCAAGAGGGAGAGAAACAAGGTACTGTGAAAGTGGACAAGTGGTGATGAGAGATCAAGACAGACaaattgatggtgatgaagcAGGTAACGATGACTAGATGTGTGTGTgcaaaaaaaaagaagattgagaacATTGCGAATACAGAAAATCAGGCACAGCATTAAGAGTCGCGTCGAGAAATCACAGATATCACGTGACAGGCATGTTTGACATTTACACCTGGCATTTGTAGCTATCTTACCTGGCTTATCAGATCAGTCCACCTGGGATGCACGTGACAGTGAGTACTCTCTCAGGTCCGATCTCCCCCGAAAAGAGAGTAAAGTAGGCTTTTGTCGGCCGTTACTCCGCATATCACAATGATCAGAAAATAAAGTATGAATGCAGATCTATCAACTgccaaagtcaaattcaaggTCAAATAAGAAACGTCGTAGTGCACACCTCTTCAACTCTATTGTGCAAACGCATCACCACTAGTCTCATCTCTTGTCTTATCTTCGTGTACAGATGTTGAACCGAGTCGCTCTTAGATCGGCTACCAGCGTGAGTGTTCCATACAAAGAAACGTCGTTCTCGCACTTGACCGTACGACCATTCGGACTTATTCCCGCATATCCTCTTTTTACTTCTCCTCTCTTTCAGTATATCAACGATAGCTGACTCCTCTTTCGCTTTTTAAAGCTTCCAAAAAGACAAGTATCAAAATCAGTCTATTCACCCCGAACATTTATCACCAGCGCATCCATCATGGCTGAACAAAAATACAGACAAGAAAAAGACACTTTTGGTCCTTTACAAGTGCCTGCTGATAGATACTGGGGAGCTCAAACCCAGAGAAGTTTGATGAATTTTGATATTGGTGAGTCGTAATGTGTGTATGACAATACGAACAAAATTCAGTTCTGAGCTTTGAGGACTGTCTTTCatgaagaggagaatgtTTCGATTTGAATGGAGCTAACGGCTAGAACGGATATCATCTAGGTGGTCCCACCGAACGAATGCCTCCACCACTCATCAAAGCTTTCGGTGTACTCAAGAAAGCCGCTGCTCATGTCAACCAGACATATGGTCTTCCAGCTGAGATTGCTGAAAACATCTCCAAAGCAGCTGATGAAGTTATCTCTGGAAAATTGATCGAAGAATTCCCTTTGGTGGTCTTCCAAACTGGTTCAGGTACTCAAACCAACATGAACGTCAATGAAGTCATTTCAAACAGAGCTATTGAACTTATGGGAGGTGAACTTGGAAGTAAGAAGCCCGTACACCCAAATGATCACGTCAACATGTCTCAATCGTCCAACGATACGTAAGTTCCTCTTATCGGTACAGGCACATATAATAGATTTGACAAACGGATGGCACTGGTCGAAATAGCTTCCCTACTGCTATGCACGTTGCTGCCGTTGTCGAAATCAACGAATCCCTCATCCCTGCTCTAAAAGAACTTCACGATGCCcttgaggagaagaaaaaatcTTTTGaccatatcatcaagatcgGTCGAACCCATTTACAAGATGCTACTCCTTTAACCCTTGGTCAAGAATTTAGTGGTTATGTGGCTCAAGTCGCTAAAGGTATTGGAAGAGTCGAATCCACACTCGAAAACTTGAGTCAACTTGCTCAAGGTGGTACTGCCGTCGGAACCGTGAGTCCTCCTGTATCATGCATTTTACAAGACGGAAGCCAACTAATAGAGGAACTTTAGGGTCTCAATACTAAAGCTGGATTCGACGAGAAGGTAGCTGCTGAGATCTCAAAGATTACCGGACACAAATTCATCACTGCCCccaacaaggtgagtaatgaGAGATCCTGCATTCGCGAAATTTAAATGTTAAGTCGTGACTATGCTTCTAGTTTGAAGCCCTCGCCGCTCATGATGCTATCGTCGAGGCTTCCGGTGCTCTGAACACCGTCGCTgtatcattgatgaagatcgCCAATGATATTCGATACCTTGGATCTGGACCTCGATGTGGTCTTGGTGAGCTTGAATTACCAGAGAATGAACCTGGATCTTCTATCATGCCTGGAAAGTGAGTCACTACATCCAGCTGACCTTGCCAAGATAAGGAGATAGTGACTGACCGGCTTGTCGCTGTCAACTCTAGAGTCAACCCAACTCAATGTGAAGCACTCACAATGGTAGCTGCTCAAGTCATGGGAAACAACACTACGATCTCAATAGCAGGTTCATATGGTCAATTCGAATTAAACGTCTTCAAACCTGTTTTGATCAAAAACCTCCTCCAATCTATTAGACTTTTGGCAGATGGTTCAAGAAGTTTCACCAAGAACTGTGTCGTAGGTATCAAAGCcaatgaagagaagatcaagaagatcatgaatGAAAGTTTGATGCTGTGAGTAGATATACCATAACCGCTCATTTGAGGTTCACGCCAGTAGGTCTGTGGAGTGGTAGCTGATTATGGTGGTGTGATATAGTGCAACCTGTTTGAACTCTGTCCTTGGTTACGATGGCGAGTTTGATATCTCCATTGTTATATAGTACACATCGCTGACGAATGGGATGTGTAGATGTCGCTGCTATTGCTAAGAACGCACACAAGAAGGGTCTCACGTGAGTGTTAGCCTCATGTCCGATCGTTCTAGCTAATCGAACACGCATCTGAAATTGCAGTCTCAAAGAATCAGCTCTTGAATCCGGTAAGATTACTGCTGAACAATTTGACGCCAAAGTGAGACCAGAACGTGAGTTGTGATTTCTGACCGGTGTGCTCTAAGTCAAGTTTCGAGCTGACATTTATTCTTCGCGACTCTTGATAGTTATGTTGGGTCCTGATGAAGTATAATTGGCTGGGTTGCTAAGAAGGATATTCATTCGTAAAATGTCTATCATGGATCCACAGAATACTACACAAATGTTTTGACCCATGGATTTTTCATTGCGCATATTCCATAATCTATGATTTCCCCCTATTTGCATCTTCGATTCCTTATATACAATCTGCCTTATTAAGAGCCTTTCGATTGCACGTATCCATAACTGTTACTGTCCCTCATTTTCACAGGCATCTATTGCAAGTCTACAGATTACTGATCCCTCCCATAACCTCTTCTAAAACCATGTCGAACAAAGTCGAAGATAAAGGgataatcttgatcttccttttcctgaGGATGGCTCGATTTCTTAAAAACGAATCATTCGattctttctgcttttcgagttcttcttcatcaaggtATTCCTCTTCCCGATCAAGAGGGAAATCGTCAGCATCTGCTGGCGGGAAGTCACTGGGTCGAAAACCTGAAGGGAGGATTGTCTCTTCCGGCTCCTCGCGAGTAGCAGACAGAGACGGCATGGACGAGGGTGTAATGATGCGGGAGGTGGGAGACTTGGAGACATTGGAAGAGGATGGAAGCAAAGATGGCAGGATGTAAGCCTCGTATGGAGTGATGGGTCGAGCAGCGGAAGATCGAGATGCTGTATTTTGCAGGTATGAGCGGTCACATTCTATATAAGCCTGATCGCGGCATTACTTACAAGTTGAACCAGTCAATGTTCCAGCGCTGCTTGACGAGGTGTCAGCAGTAGCTACTGCGTTCTGCCGCTCCTTGCCCTTCAGTTTGTCTCGCCCACCTGCACCGTCCCCAGAATTTTGGTTGTCATGACCATCATCTGATTCCCCTGGTCCATCTC
This genomic stretch from Kwoniella shivajii chromosome 3, complete sequence harbors:
- a CDS encoding fumarate hydratase, mitochondrial — protein: MLNRVALRSATSLPKRQVSKSVYSPRTFITSASIMAEQKYRQEKDTFGPLQVPADRYWGAQTQRSLMNFDIGGPTERMPPPLIKAFGVLKKAAAHVNQTYGLPAEIAENISKAADEVISGKLIEEFPLVVFQTGSGTQTNMNVNEVISNRAIELMGGELGSKKPVHPNDHVNMSQSSNDTFPTAMHVAAVVEINESLIPALKELHDALEEKKKSFDHIIKIGRTHLQDATPLTLGQEFSGYVAQVAKGIGRVESTLENLSQLAQGGTAVGTGLNTKAGFDEKVAAEISKITGHKFITAPNKFEALAAHDAIVEASGALNTVAVSLMKIANDIRYLGSGPRCGLGELELPENEPGSSIMPGKVNPTQCEALTMVAAQVMGNNTTISIAGSYGQFELNVFKPVLIKNLLQSIRLLADGSRSFTKNCVVGIKANEEKIKKIMNESLMLATCLNSVLGYDDVAAIAKNAHKKGLTLKESALESGKITAEQFDAKVRPELMLGPDEV